CTTCGACGTGGTGGAGGTCAACGACCGCGACGACGGGCAGGCCGCGACGCTCGCCGCGAAACTCCTCCGGGAGTTCGTGCACTCTCACGCCGACGCGTAACTCGCGGTCCGCCCCGACGCTTAGAAGTCCCTCGCGCTCGCCACCTCTCCTATGGACCTCGCCGACATCGTCAGCCAGTGGAACGACCGATTGCGCGTCGACGACTACGAGGACGCCGCGACGAACGGCCTGCAAGTGGGGCCGCGGGACGCCGACGTGGACCGAATCGCGTTCGCCGTCGACACCGCCGTGGAGACCGTCGAGGCGGCGGTCGAGTGGGACGCCGACCTGCTCGTCGCACACCACGGCGTCGTCTGGGGCGGCCTCGGTTCGGTGACGGGCCGCGAGTTCGACCGCATCCGGCCGCTCGTCGACGGCGACTGCGCGCTGTACGCGGTCCACCTGCCGCTGGACGGCCACCCGGAACTCGGGAACGCGGCGGGGCTGGCGGATTTACTCGGCGTCGAGGAACGCGAACCGTTCGGCGACGCCGGCGGCGAACACGTCGGCGTCCGGGGGACGTTCGCGTCGCCGTTCGCGAGCGACGAACTCGCGGCGCGCCTCGACGCCGACCTCGACACGGGCGGCCGGGACGTGCAGGTGTTGGACTTCGGGCCCGACGAACTCGAGGACGTGGCGGTGTTGACGGGCGGCGGCGCGGACTGGATTCGGGAGGCCGAGGCCGCCGGCGTGGACGCGTTCGTGACCGGCGAGGGCAAGCAGAAACTCTACCACGAGGCCCGTGAGGCGGGTATCTCGGTGTTCCTCGCGGGGCACTACGCGACGGAGACGTTCGGCGTGCGCGCGCTCCAGTCTGTCGCCGAGGCGTGGGGCGTGGAGACGACCTTCCTCGACCGCCCGACCGGCCTTTGACTGGTATCCGATAGGTCGGAATCCGTAGAACCGGAAACAGTTGCCGAGACACGCTATCACGCGCGAAAACTGGAGGCCAACCCTTTTGTCAGATACCGTCGAGTGATGTACAGGAATGGGGATTACCCGACAACTCAAGCGGGTTCGGGGGAGTTACGCCGCGAAACTCACCGTGGCGCTACTGGTCGTGGTGGCGCTGACGGTGGGCGTCGGCGTGCTTGTCTACCAGCAGACGAACCAACAACTCGAAGACGACGTGCGTGCGGACCTGACGTCGACGGCCGACGCTCGCGCCGCGCAACTCGACTCGTGGCTCGCGAACGCGCGCGGCCAGACGCGACTCGCGTCCACGCAGGAAGCGTTCTCGTCGGGCAGCGACGGCGAGATAACCGCGAGACTCGACTCGCTCGCGGCCAGCGACTCGCTGCCCGAGGGCGTGGTCGCGGTCCACTACTACGACGCCGCGTCGACGACCATCGAACAGAGTTCCAACGACCAGTTCGTCGGCGTGAACCCCGGCGAGCAGGGCGCGCCGTTCGCCACCGACCCGCCCGACTTCGAGGGGACGGGCGACGTGGCCGTGACGGCGCCCTTCGAAGTGCCGGTCGCCGACTTCCCGGTCATCTCCGTCGTGTCGCCGGTGGAGGGAGCGACGGACAAGCGCCTCGTCTACATGGTGAACGTGAACTC
The nucleotide sequence above comes from Halobacterium litoreum. Encoded proteins:
- a CDS encoding Nif3-like dinuclear metal center hexameric protein, which codes for MDLADIVSQWNDRLRVDDYEDAATNGLQVGPRDADVDRIAFAVDTAVETVEAAVEWDADLLVAHHGVVWGGLGSVTGREFDRIRPLVDGDCALYAVHLPLDGHPELGNAAGLADLLGVEEREPFGDAGGEHVGVRGTFASPFASDELAARLDADLDTGGRDVQVLDFGPDELEDVAVLTGGGADWIREAEAAGVDAFVTGEGKQKLYHEAREAGISVFLAGHYATETFGVRALQSVAEAWGVETTFLDRPTGL